Below is a window of Plasmodium malariae genome assembly, contig: PmUG01_00_3, whole genome shotgun sequence DNA.
aaaatatgtcatatataaaactttttcGATGGTAGATAACTTGTttgaaaatgtattatatataggatttattcttatatatttaatactgGAAATATATCAATTCTACAGAGAAAATAAGTTTAATGAATTTAGAAATACGAGtacctttttaatatatgctttacaagaaatatttatgatatcTGAATTTTCAACTATATTATTCATAGAAATCGCCAAGGAATTTACacaaatattttcattattgttagttatttagtatattttgatagttacttaaatatttgtaaaaatcataatttatacaactgatatataaggaaattcatttaaagcctatttaaaatgaatatttgttttttaaaaaaagtgcTTTGTGTAACTAAAAGGTGTGTACTTAATTCTAAGTAAGAATATATGTTCAAATTAATTACAtgatatattcatataaaattaaatattgtaataaaaatatatgagaatatatatatatatgtataaatgtaaataaaatagggGGTAAATGTTTATAACATTCGAatgtttttatgtttatttttatattattatgtattatattgtgtcaatttattattgtgACTTAATATAgctgtatttttatttttttctggtTCATAgtagtacataaatattatagatTAATATTCAAAACAAAAGTAttcattttatgtataaaaattggATCCATATATGTTTgatcttaatttttattatagcaATTTTGTTCacttaatttaataaacaaagttacaattaataaaacatCACCAAAGATAATGAggtaatttatgtttttaacaattataatatcccttttcttttttttctattttaagtatttatttgaaatcttcttattagaatatattttatattagtcataatttaaattttttatgttgtttttcaattgataaaataaatacatatattttttttttttcgttcatGAGtggtttatatttaaatgtatacacaataaataatttttgtaacaaatattatgagtaatacatattttaaaaattaatttacacaagaatatttttattaaatttctgtatatttattctagTTATGATACATTTCAATGGttactaatattattttgattttaaggatgaattttaaatatggaataaatttttaaatatataaagaccgtaattaaataaattgatTAAGTAATAttcatcattttattttttaatttaagaaGTTAATGGAATTAAtggaattttataaaaattacctaaatttcaattataataataatgttgataacaaaaagttatattttttgttttaggTTCTATTAATTGAACACAGTTTAAAACTAATGTTAATacgataataatatataccgTATAAATACTAATTTCATTCTAaatcaataaataaataattactaaaacttaataatatatttttaatgaaatttaattaacaattaaataaaatatacataaattttaaggttaaatatattttgttcaaGAAAACACACACCCAtggataataatttatatagttacgatacttttaattattattctatatatgaacataccAGAGCAGTAATGGTGCATAAAATACGTGAAAAAGTGCAAATAATCTATATTAACTAGagttttttttcatattttttatcaccatatatataataatttaatgctAATTAAAGGAAACATAtgtcatatataaaacaacaTAACACAAAAGTTATAATGCTTTTATTAACACTCTAacttcttatatattttagttagagtattaagatatattttgcatagaaatattaattataaaaagataaataacaTGATTTTTGGAAATGCTATATTTAAGAGCCTTTAAAATGATTaaatactaatttttttatttaaatactaTATTGTAAATTCAAATTGAACCCCAACatgaatattaatatttgttttattaaccACAAGGCATGTATTTTTTGGAATGTATTACTTATACTATGTATTTTCTTAAgtatttaatgaatttttcaaaattatagtTCGACATAGAGGAattgaaattaaatattggaatgatattcataaaaaaattaaacaaatcgtaataaaagtttaatattatttttaattttttttttttttaactatatatattttttttctaaatatacatatatatataattaaatatgtttatattttttgttaatgaattttaaaatattacctTTAGTAATACTGGCATAAAATGAtcttaattataaattataattttcaagtattctaatttaaatataaataatcatttctatttatctttaaatgtaatatctTCATAGATTATGTAGTGCTctatgaattaaaaattttataaatattttatttaatataaaggAATGAATCCGTTCAAATAGTAAATCAAGTATACtctaaaattaacaaaaaattaaatgttcTACTAATTATTGGAATTctgatttattattatattgctaaataattagtatatttaataaaaacatcCAATTtctgaattatatattaaattatatattgtttatgaaaattttattattaaaagtaaaacatCGTTAAATAAGtagtttattaatttatggAACTATGAATTATATCTATCTTCTCTATATTCCatactttatataatttccATAATTCagatattaaaatatatattattttgtaaaaaactaataacaataatttattcatttactATAACaatcaataaaattatatatatttaatataatttaatgaaagcaaaatatattatcttaattaatttagttttttatacataataataaaataaaaatattataataaatttttaaagttgTTTTTCTGtctattttataaaacatgTTATcgttatattcattttattataattttatgaaattacaataaaagcataatcaaaaattaaaaacagaaaaaatatagagtCCTTTAGAATTAGAAGTATATTATGTcgatataaatttttaattgcatatattataaaattaaatatatatattatggatCAAAAAAATACGTTACTGTTATTTACAATAATTTCTGCGTTTATCCTTTTAAGTTGGATATGTCTTTTTAACATTGATCTcgtatgataataataattaaggATACGTGCATtatctattttattcttgccttatttttattaatatatttttttgtcattaaattacttattcttttaaataataaatatttacatatttttttagagtGACTATTATAAAACTTCAGAAGgaaactataaaaataatagaaaattagataaaaattatcGATTACTAGCAATATCTAAAGAGGATAAATGTTCAGTTTTTGTAAGATTAAATGAAGAAGTACCAAATTATGCTGTAAGCGAAAATAAagatgtatattttaatgagaAAGAACccaaaagagaaataaaacatttaaatagAAAATCATTTGTGAATGCAGGaggaaataaacaaaatatgagGAATAGGaaatgtatatttgaaacgaaaaaatattctcgtatggaaaaaaaaatattcaaggAACTTGATTATAtggattttcttaaaaacaacaaaacGATTAGtgataaaacatataaaaaaattatatgtaaaaaataccGATTGAGATTTGTTTtacctttattattaatcATCGTATTACtgatattatacattttagaTTTATTGGTGGGTTGTGGGCTTAGGAAGGTACTGTTTAAGGCATTGAAATTGTGTGGTCCAGCTAATTGGTACAATAATTTAAGTGTGTTGTTAAGGGATTCTCCTATTAGTTGGTTGTTCAGGTCAATAAATAAAGTAGATAAAGCATTGGAAAAGATAACAAGTACGAAGAGGGGGGGAGCACAGGTAAAGGAGAGAATAGCAGGATACGTTTATGTAGATAGTTTTTTTAActatctaatatatattatacctTTGCTTATATTAGGTGTCATACTTATATTAGGCCTTCTTTATTACCACAAGAAAGTTAagaaatatcaaaaaattaagtttaagaaaaggtaaaatatatGGTATGCATTATGTTTTTATCTGTAATGAATTCTTTAATGTAAAAGAACTTcggtaatatatttaattatataattattagtaGTATTTATAAGtgcttaaattttataaatgcgCCTAATTAAATCAGTTCGTTTTTTATGcattatagtaaaaaattattataacagtAATTCTATTTATAATTGAATATTTCAAAGTTTTTAATTAAGTATTTCATTGTATTGTATAAGGCTAACTAAATATTATAGTTtcatatttacaattttaaatttaattaaatttccatggaaaatatatgtttatacattaaaggaaatatattatagtacaattcacataattttattgatgtatgataatttatattcaattcaaaatttttagatttatatttttcatattgttCTTGATTAAACGTttaattgttaatatatttaaaataatttattatgagTTATAAATCAAACATATGTTTGTCTTTCTTTAATTTGAGGAAATGAAGTGAATAAAATTTGTTgcattgatatatatatatatattattcattaaagaaaaaaaatatatattttttttatggtatGTTATATACTACAACATAAGCATATTCTAGAGCAAAGTATTATATGAAtgtaaatgaattaaaatataaaataaatttatatgaatcatgatataataactttcattactataatatataatgtatcaagttatataaaaagaatactattataaaaattctattatatatatatatatatattgtataaataaaagaagcatttatataatgaaatattttgcGATGATTaagtattaattataataacaaaattaagaGTTTATTTTATCCCCATTAacttgtatatatgaatgttaACTTATATAAACTTTGATAACGCAGCATGCTGTATAGATTAATTAGAAAATagaggaaaatatataaaaatatatatctcaatataataataatgtaaaatgaacataaataaaatcataaaatttaattatatgaaatattatttaaaatatttattatcataagaacatttgtatgtttaatttataaagatataatcaaaaaagagtaatacctttattattaatatgtaagaaaattatctattattcaaatattctaaacaaaattttaattgcaaatataaaaatatttttattatatcttagACAAAGATATGAATGAAGAAAAGTAAATTACTTAATATCAATATATCatttgatataaatataatgatgtaaaatatattagtataaacaatatatttaaaagagcattataaagaaaataagatAGAATATACAGTTGTTTTCAAAAGATATTGGaatattattaagaatatatatataagacaCATTTCATGATatagttatttaaaaagtggaatattaaatatattataaagcaTGTAAActatttgaatataatacttcagttattttaatatataagttatttacacaaatatgtacagaattaataaaaaaaagaacaagaaAATACTTAGAAACCATGAATTTTTCTAAGACTAAAGAATTCTTTacataagtaaatatttaagaggtatttattatatatagaataaaattttttatatatatgttatatgttatagatttgattttaaaaatatattatgaaacataaaagaatacatatatttgtgtaatgACTAGAATAcactttataaaaaatattacacaaAAATTGTACAAcatatagttatatttatttattattagtattaatatattgttaccaataattaatattttattaaaaatatataattttttgaaaatatgtttatattattataaatattacgaTATTACATCCATAGAATTAGTAATTCCTGTTTTAATATGTAGAGCAATgtactaaatatatattctctatattctatattttatatattcttaataattaaatttaataggGAACTATATGTTTactttttagttt
It encodes the following:
- the PmUG01_00015600 gene encoding fam-l protein; protein product: MDQKNTLLLFTIISAFILLSWICLFNIDLSDYYKTSEGNYKNNRKLDKNYRLLAISKEDKCSVFVRLNEEVPNYAVSENKDVYFNEKEPKREIKHLNRKSFVNAGGNKQNMRNRKCIFETKKYSRMEKKIFKELDYMDFLKNNKTISDKTYKKIICKKYRLRFVLPLLLIIVLLILYILDLLVGCGLRKVLFKALKLCGPANWYNNLSVLLRDSPISWLFRSINKVDKALEKITSTKRGGAQVKERIAGYVYVDSFFNYLIYIIPLLILGVILILGLLYYHKKVKKYQKIKFKKR